The sequence below is a genomic window from Macaca nemestrina isolate mMacNem1 chromosome 13, mMacNem.hap1, whole genome shotgun sequence.
CATTCCTCgtttaaaaaaacttttgtaaTGTAAATGGTAGATATTTTtcattaacataattttttaaaaatccacacaCCTCTAACCAAAAGCCAAGATTTCTGCTTACTGCAGAAATACTAGAGGTACTTGCATAATAGTAAGAAAGCAAGAAACGGATGTctgccatcatcaccaccactcaGCTTTGCGCTTGAAATACCACTCAGTGCAATCAGATAAGCGTAAAACAAGAATATATTATCAGGAAGGAAGAGGCAAAATGAACACTATCTTAACATGACAcagttgtatactttaaaaattcaagagaaCCAAccaaaaactaacagaaagagaGTCTGATggttaattataaaatttaaataaaaatcaacagcTGGGCCAGTgctggtggctgacacctgtaattccaacacttttggaaggctgaggaaggagggctgcttaagcccaggagtctgagaccagtctgggaaacataacgagacctcatctctacaaaacacaaacaaaattagccaggtgtagtggtgcatgcctacagtcccagctacttgggaagctaaggtgggaggatcactggagcccaggaagtcaaagctgcagtgagctgtgatcacacccctgtacttcagcctggggaacacagtgacaccctgtctcaaaaaaaattttttttaaattaaaaagtaaaaaccaacAGCTTTCCTATATACTAAATAACCAACTGGAAACTATGTTATcaataaaagacataaaatccctagaataaaattaaaacttgaacAACTGACATAAACTACAGAAttttacaagagaaaataaaGCTAAAGACATGAATGAACAATATCTTGTTCTTGGCTAGGAAGattcagtaaagaaaaaaagaatccctatctataaaaattaaatatagtcataattaaaacctaattttttttaCCTTGACAAAATGTTTCTAAGTTCtttggaaaaacaaatatcccagAATAGCTGTGAATATTCTGAAAAAGAGCAAGGAAGGGAGACCAGCCTTACAAGATGCTAACAGATGCAGGGCCACAGTCACTAATGTGTGGAATTTCTATAGAAGCAGATAAAGAGACTAAAACACGCAAAAATATATGGCAATTTGTTGTGCGCATTCAGATAATCGGGAGAAAAAGCAAATGTGTTTAATAAATGGTAATGGGACAAACTGACTAGTATTTCCATTTGGAAACAAATTAATGTAGCATTCAGGGAAAAAAACctgcctggccaggcatggtggctcacgcctataatcccaatactttgggaggccaaggcaggtaggtcacttgaggtcaggagttcaagaccagcctggccaacatggtgaaaccccgtctctactaaaaatacaaaaattagccaggcatggtggcatgtgcctatagtccaagctacccagggactgaggcatgagaattgcttgaacctgggaggtggagactgcagtgagccaagactgcatcgctgcactccagtctgggcaacagagactctgtatcaaaaaattaaaaaaaggccgggcgcggtggctcaagcctgtaatcctagcactttgggaggccgagacgggcggatcacgaggtcaggagttcgagaccatcctggctaacacggtgaaaccccgtctctactaaaaaatacaaaaaactagccgggcgaggtggcgggcgcctgtagtcccggctactcgggaggctgaggcaggagaatggcataaaaacccgggaggcagagcttgcagtgagctgagatccggccactgcactccagcctgggcgacacagcgagactctgtctcaaaaaaaaaaaaaaaaaaaattaaaaaaaaagaaaacatgaagaaatactttttttttttttttttgagacggagtctcgctctgtcaaccaggctggagtgcagtggccggatctcagctcactgcaagctccgcctcctgggttcacgccattctcctgcctcagcctcccgagtagctgggactacaggcgcccgccacctcgcccggctagttttttgtattttttagtagagacggggtttcaccgtgttaaccaggatggtctcgatctcctgacctcgtgatccgcccgtctcggcctcccaaagtgctgggattacaggcttgagccaccgcgcccggccaaaatctttttttttgttttttgagacggagtctcgctgtgtcgcccaggctggagtgcagtggccggatctcagctcactgcaagctctgcctcccgggtttttacgccattctcctgcctcagcctcccgagtagccgggactacaggcgcccgccacctctcccggctagttttttgtattttttagtagagacggggtttcaccgtgttagccaggatggtctcgaactcctgacctcgtgatccgcccgtctcggcctcccaaagtgctgggattacaggcttgagccaccgcgcccggccggaaataGTTTTATAATCTTGAAGCAgggaaaagctttttttttttttttttgagacggagtctcgctccatcgcccaggctggagtgcagtggctggatctcagctcactgcaagctccgcctcccaggtttacgccattctcctgcctcagcctcccgagtagccgggactacaggcgcccaccacctcccccggctagtttttttgtattttttagtagagacggggtttcaccgtgttagccaggatggtctcgatctcctgacctcgtgatccgcccgtctcggcctcccaaagtgctgggattacaggcttgagccaccgcgcccggccggaaaagCTTTCTAATTGTTATATTAAAACCAAGTCATAAAAGATATAATAGGACAAAATAATAAGGTTGTGTATAGCAAAAATGCTCCATGAACAAAATGAGACAAAAGGTAACCTGGGGAAAAACATATACAACATGTATGACAAAGCGCTGATATCCTTTACACAGAAATAGATGaaagatataaacagaaaatacacaatgatcaatgaaacaaacaaaaatctaaaatgctCAATTTCATCAACgctttttaaatgtacattaaaacagaaatttaaccaaattagaaaagattaaaaaatgagtaataaCCAGTGTTGGTAAAGAAATACAGGCAAACACAAACATGGCTGGGGGGAGTATATGTTGGTACAAACTTTTTGGAGGAGAATTTGGCAGTCTCTACGAGTATAACAATGTTAAAAAGAACAGATTTATCATTCAAAAAGAGAAACAGGCTGGATacggaggctcaagcctgtaatcccagcactgtgggaggccaagtcaggaggatcacttgaggccaggagtttgagaccaacctggacaacacagcaaaaacCCCTCATCtctatattaataaaatgaaatttaaaaaaaagaaagaatatttccaCAATGTTAACTCACCAATCTTAGAAGGAAAAAGAGTTTCATCATCAAGCTGATCCTGAACCCAAGTCATCAAATAGTCAATGTATTTTGGTGCAGAACATTTGATTGGCTTTTTAATATTAGTACCATCTGCCCAATGATATTCATATCtggagagaaaaatgttttactgatttttcaaaaatattaacaaatgtgcAAGTTGTAATTAAAACAGGTTCATTCACGTTTTGTCAATAGAAGTTATATCTAACTTTAATAAATCACCTTAAGTTCTACTGAAGATTACTACAAGTCCTCTATAGAATTATCCTGAAAGTGACAGTTATAActggaagaaaaaagggagatAATGTGGCAGGAGGCAATGCCAGGATAGATGTTTTATTAACAACACAGCCCTGGGAAACAGGAAGGAACTGAATTCCTGTAAGGCAGAAGGTTGCTGAGGGCTGGGTATGGAGCCGATGGATCCATTACATTCTTCTGAGATTCTTGTTCATCAATTTATTATCATCAATGGAGCCAATATTATAAAACTCTGTTTTGTGGGCCAGGTGTTAGAGATACACATTAGGCATGCATACTTCCCCCCTTACCATTGCTGAGCTAGAAGGATTAACAAGAGTTATACAAAACATCACTGTGTAAAGCATTTGAGCCAGAGGTAAGTttaattttcctgtttattttaatttcttttaaagcttGAGGAATATAACTtaacacaatataaaataaaaacattcttcctaaaatattgtaataaaaatagGACTACAAACTCATTAGGGATCTTTTTTCCTTTACACTTGTAGCAAAGTCAGAAAGGACAATCTTTTTCAAAAGGCAAACATCTTGATAACATCTATCATCCATAAAATCAGtcatttattataagaaaaaaaaaaaactggaaggaaacaCAGCAAATATAAATCCCATCATATGATGGACTTAATATTATGACTGATAGAGTTCCATCTTTTCAGTATTTCTTGAAATTTATTAaagtcaaaacatttttaaatctagCATCTTCAAGCCAGATAATTACTTCAAAATTGTGCTGCTTTAAATACTAAATAAGCaccagaaaaaataatcaaatattaaaaGATCAACTAAAAACTCTTTCaagaaattcatttaaaaactagaaacaggaaacatgttattaataaaattgaaaaaataaaatgtttgcaatTCAAGACAAACATAACTCAAATTTCTGTTTACTTCTATAACAAAACATTCAGACTTACTATGATGAAACTATgatgaaacataaaaatgaaaacagggaGTACCCACATACCAAAGTATTTAATAATAACTAatagctggccaggtgcagtggctcacacctttaatcccagcagtttgtgaggccgaggtaggcagatcacttgaggccaggagtttgagaccagccctggggaacatggtgaaaccctatctctactaaaaatgcacaaattagatgggagtggtggcgcacacctgtaatcccagccacttgggaggctgaggcatgagaatcgcttgaacttggaaggcagaggttgtagtaagccaagatcacaccactgcaatccagccttgcaacagagcgagactctgtctcaaaataaataaaatttaaaaattacacaataaCTAAAAGCTTATGGGTAAGTAGTCAAGAACCAATAAAACTGAATCAccttcaaacaaacaaatgaataacaaATCTTAATTGTTTAATTTATACCAACTGGTGATAAAGTAAAACTAATCCAAACACCTATATGATAGGCAGTATATGTACCTCGGACCTGCAGACATGACTGGACAGCTTGCTTCAGTGCAGAATTCTGTAATAGTTCCATATAACATGTTGATCTGGTTAAAGAAATCCACAGCTGCAGAGATAATAGAATTGTGTTAAAATGTCTGTGTAAACACAAAACATGAGACCTCTCAGTTGAAGGAAAAACAGACAATATATTTAGGTTCTTAGCTGAACCCTTGAGACATTCAATAATCCAACGATACTCTAAGTTTTAGtacactacattttttttttttttcctgagacagtcttgttctcgatgcccaggctggagtgcagtggcgcaatcttggctcactgcaacctccgcctcccaggttcaagcaattctgcctcagcctcccgagtagctgggattacaggctcatgccaccacgcccggctaattttgttttcgtatttttagtagagacagggtttcaccatgttggccaggctggtctcaaaactcctgacctcatgatccacctgcatATAACAGCAGGAAAATAAGATACTAGAGTTACTGGAGATAACTCTAACTTAATGATGACTATTACATCATTTGAATATACAATATAATTACATCCAAGGAAATGAAAAATCCAGTTTACCAATTTGGACCAGATAATACAATTTGTGTTTGGAAAGAGACAAAACATGTTGTGGAATATACCGTGAGGGAGAAGGTGCAGCAGCTGTATCCTGAGGCATTTAAAAGATCTAATTAATCATAAACACTTGTTTTTGAGGTCTACAGCATACTGAGGACAAAATACTTCAGATAAAGTCCCTTGCCCTGGAGTCTCTAGTTAACAGAAAGGACAAAATTAAAAGAGATGAGTAATATAagatatggccaggcatggtggctcatgcctgtaatcccaacacttgggaggctgaggtgggaggactggttgagcccaggaattcaagaccagcctgggtaacagagtgagactccatctctataaaaattttttaaaaattagccaggcgtggtggtgcacacctacagtcccagttatgtaggaggctgaggcgagaggattgtttgagcccaggaggctgaggttgctgtgagctgtgatggtgctactgcactccagcttgggtgacagagacactgtatcaaaataaaaatagcaataatagtACAAGGTATAAGAAGACAGGATCCAAAGGCCAACGATAAATGTTACAGAGAAAAGGCAAAGTCATGAAGAGTTGGAAGTAGTCAGGGGGTACTTCCTGAAGGAGCTTCAGCTAGATCCAGAATAAAATGGAAGAGGAAGGGGGTGAGTAAACAAACTTTACCGAGTGAAGTATACTCTATACAAAGAGAACCACATAAGCcttggaaagttttaaaaaatgttttaggctaggtgcagtggctcacgcctataatcacggcactttaagaggccaggatttgagaccagtctgggcaacacagctagacCCTGGTCTCTgctgaaaatttttgaaaattagttaggcatggtggcacacgcctgtagtcccagctactcaggaggctgaagtggaaggatcccttgagcccaggagttcgaggttgcagtgagctgtgagggtaccactgcactccagcccgaacaacctgtctcaaaaaaataaataaataaaaagttttagtCTCCTGTCTAAAGAAGTACCTAAAAACAACTAGGGATTTTCcaagtttcttaaaaaacaaatagattttttttaatgctatctTGTAAAAGGAATTTTATACAAAACTCCCTCACTTATAAATCTTCCTCTTAGTCATATTTCTAAGAAACACAGGTATTCAATattcacacaaaacaaaaaatatgccCAGGTGGTAGTTGGTTTGGTCTAGAGGAGCtattctcaaaatgtggtccaggAATCCCCTATCTGAGGAAGGATATGTAAGGTCAAACCATTTTAATTGTTCTTTTCACTCTTACTCTCTCAAGAGGGCACAATGGTGTTTTCCAGAGGCTCCATGATATGTGATATCACAGACTGCATATAGAAACGGATATAAGAATCCAGCTGtctattaagccagacattaaataagatttacaaaaatataaaacaatgccaCATTTTTCACTAAAATTTGTTATGGATAATAGtcatttttcataaaaacatatttatgttaaaatataatgggtttattattgttattttaaaatgaatttgggccaggtgcagcggctcacgcctgtaatcccagcactttgggaggataaggcaggcagatcacttaagcccgggagttcaagaccagcctggccaacatgccaaaacgccgtctctactgaaaatacaaaaattagccgggcacggtaacacatgcctgtaatcccagctactccggagactgaggtgggagaattgctttaacccaggaggtggctgCAGTGAGTCCAGTTCatgaactgcactccagcctgggcgacagagcaatactgtctcaagagaaaataaaaaataagtatttacatcttctcagttttaatttctaacagAGTATCACTAGATATACTCAATATAATTAAAAGCTCTTTGGGGTTCTCAAtagtttgtttgtattttttgtattttaccttttttccctccagactgggtctcactctgtcagccaggctggagtgcagtggcacgatctccactcactgtaacccccgtctcccgggttcaagcaattctcctgcctcagcctcctgagcagctgggattttacaggtgtgcgccatcatgcccagctaatttttgtatttttagtagagatggtgttttgccatgttgcctaggctggtcttgaactcctgaccttaagggaTCTGCCaatatcagcctcccaaagtgctgggattacagacgtgagccaccgcacccggcttgtATTTCACTTTTCTAATTAACACAGAatggtacatatttatgggaaTCAGTAATTTTTTAAGAGGAGAAGTGGATCTGAGACCAAAAAATTTGAGAACTGCTGATCTACAGCAGTTAAGTCTCAAAGAAAAATCTAAGGCTGAAGGTCAATAAATGCCTTCAGAATAACAGATGATAATCtgaataaagttttttttgttgttgttaagatagagtattgctctgttgcccaggctatagtgcagtggcacaacctcagctcactgccaacatccacctcccgggttcaagcgattctcctgcctcagcctccaagtagctgggactacaggtgcacaccaccacacccagctaatttttgtatttttagtagagacggggtatcaccatgttggccaggatggtctcggtctcctgacctcgtgatctgcctgccttggcctcccaaagtgctgggactacaggcgtgagccaccacgcccggccctgaataaatttttttaaaaagggtttttttttccagcactttgcgaggctgaggtgggtggattacctgaagtcaggagttcgagaccagcctggctaacatggcaaaacctcgtctctactaaaaatagaaaaattagccaggcatggtggcgggcacctgtaatcccagttacttgggaggttgaggcagaagaatcacttgaacacgggaggtggacgttgcagtgagctgagatcgcaccagcctgtgtgacagagcaagactctgtctcaaaaaaaaaaaaaaaaaaaaaatttagcagggcatggtggtgtgagcctgtagtcccagctactcagtagggtgaggtggatcacttgagcccagaagttgacggtgcagtgagctacgatcatgtcactgcactccagcctgggcaacaaagcaagaccccatctctgaaggaaaaaaaagagggattCAAGAAGCATACGCACAGGCCTCTTCGGATCCTGATTTAAACGAAGCATAAAGTTTCAgggcaaaaaaaattttaaaaagaaaacattggccgggcgcagtggctcaggcctgtaatcccagcactttgggaggccgagacgggtggatcacgaggtcaggagatcgagaccatcctggctaacactgtgaaaccccgtgtctactaagaaatacaaaaaactagcggggcgatgtggcgggcgcctgtagtcccagctacccgggtggctgagacaggagaatggcgtaaacccgggaggcggagcttgcagtgagctgagatccggccactgcactccggcctgggcgacagagcgagactccgcctcaaaaaaaaaaaaaaaaaaaaaaagaaaacatttggccaggtgcagtggctcatgcctgtaatcccagcactttgagaggctgaggcgggcagatcacttgagatcaagagttcgagaccagcctggccaacatggcaaaacttcatctctgctaaaaatacaaaacttagccgggcgtggtggcgggcacctgtaatcccacccagctactcgggaggcggaggcagaggcaggagaatcgcttgaacccgggaggtggaggtggaggctgcagtgagctgagatctcgccactgcacgccaacgtgggcgacagagcaagactccatctcaaaaacaaacaaacaaaaaagaaacatttataggACAGTCATAAAAAATGTGAACATTGACCAGATATTTGGTAAGCTAAAGGATGATGGCACTGTCATTATCTTTACAAGTTCTTGTCTTTTAGACATACcttattgaaatatttatagataaaatatCATGTCTGGGATTTGCTTAAAATAATCAGGGTGGCAtacagaagaagaagaattggTCACAAACTGGTATTTGTTGGAGCTGGGTAATGGAATGAATACCTGGAATTCACTGGACTTAGTCTCTCTActtttgtatgtttgaaattttccattaaaaagttttaggccgggcacggtggctcacgcctgtaatcctagcactttgggaggccaaggcaggcagattgcctgaactcaggagttcaagaccagcctggccaacatggtgaaacctcgtctctactaaaatataaaaaattagctgggtgaggcagcatgcgcctgtaatcccagctactcaaaagactgagactggagaattacttgaacctgggaagcagaggctgcagtgagccaagatcgagccattgcactccagccagggtgatagagcgagactgtctcaaaaataaataaataaataccatcctggctaacacggtgaaaccccgtctctactaagaaatacaaaaaactagccgggcgaggtggcaggcgcctgtagtcccagctacccgggaggctgaggcaggagaatggcgtgaacccgggaggcggagcttgcagtgagctgagatccggccactgcactctagcctgggctacagagcgagactccgtctcaaaaaaaaaaaataaacaaataaaaaaataaaaataaaaataaaaataaataaataaataaataaataaactttttattcctGGAAcatctgaaatttcttttttttttttttttttttgagacggagtctcacgtgttgcccaggctggagtgcagtggcgcgatctcggctcactgcaagctccgcctcccgggttcccgccattctcctgcctcagcctcctgagtagctgggactacaggcgcccgccaccgcgcccggctaattttttgtatttttagtagagacggggtttcactgtggtctcgatctcccgaccttgtgatccgcctgcctcggcctcccaaagtgctgggattacaggcttgagccaccgcgcccagccacatctGAAATTTCTAATTTAAACTTTATTACCCAGAAATGATCTCATCTCAGAAATGAGAGACTCTCACATTCAAATCTCTAGCCTTAGCATATTGTCCCATGTCATGCTCTTGTTCTCTTGAACTTCAAGTGACTTTCAGCTCAGATCCCTCCATCTTCTCCCAATCTCCCAATTCCCTCTGACACTCTAAGTCACAACAATCAACTGACTGTCCATGTGAACTGCAATTGACTTTTCTGGATATGCAGGCTGATGAGTACTGCTGGGAGTGGAAGTAAAACTGTATAGATGGATTAGCTACAAAGTTACAGACCATGACAGgcattatgttttcatttatcaatCTTTTATTTGACCTTACTCAGCTTTTCATACTATTCTCCTCAGAAATTGCCCAAAAGCACTCATCATTTCTCCTCAGGTCCCTCTACTCAACCTCACAAACTACCACCAAGTACTCTGAAAAGAGCAACATAGCTTTGGATGTATTTGTACTTAATGTTTCTTTACAGATAATTTGTTATATTAAAACAGTTCTATCTGTAAAAGAAAATTCATTAACAATGAGATTTTAGCAAAACCTTTCTATAAAACAGCAACGttgcattttaaaacttactgTTTACAGCAATCCATTCATTGAGATCCTCTCCCTCAGGCAACATAACAGCTTGTCTCAGATTCCCACTTCCTAGAGTCGCTTCTGCATGTTTTAAGAGTTCATACTGATGAGATCCTTCAGGTATATTCTTCTTTGGTTTGAATGTTTTAGAAGAGCGGCTGCTGCTGTAAGATTAAAAGTGCAAGTATATGAATTTTTAAGACTGGAAGTAGAACAGGTAGAACAACATAATTTTAGGTATATAAAGTAgtctgtaaaaacaaaacaaaaattactctctgggccgtgcacggtggctcatgcctgtaatcccagcactttgggatcagctgaggtcaggagttcgagaccagcctgaccaacatggtaaaaccacacctctactaaaaatacaaaaattagccaagta
It includes:
- the LOC105465283 gene encoding MOB kinase activator 1A isoform X3 — translated: MSFLFSRSSKTFKPKKNIPEGSHQYELLKHAEATLGSGNLRQAVMLPEGEDLNEWIAVNTVDFFNQINMLYGTITEFCTEASCPVMSAGPRYEYHWADGTNIKKPIKCSAPKYIDYLMTWVQDQLDDETLFPSKIGVPFPKNFMSVAKTILKRLFRVYAHIYHQHFDSVMQLQEEAHLNTSFKHFIFFVQEFNLIDRRELAPLQELIEKLGSKDR
- the LOC105465283 gene encoding MOB kinase activator 1A isoform X2, which translates into the protein MSFLFSSRSSKTFKPKKNIPEGSHQYELLKHAEATLGSGNLRQAVMLPEGEDLNEWIAVNTVDFFNQINMLYGTITEFCTEASCPVMSAGPRYEYHWADGTNIKKPIKCSAPKYIDYLMTWVQDQLDDETLFPSKIGVPFPKNFMSVAKTILKRLFRVYAHIYHQHFDSVMQLQEEAHLNTSFKHFIFFVQEFNLIDRRELAPLQELIEKLGSKDR
- the LOC105465283 gene encoding MOB kinase activator 1A isoform X1; amino-acid sequence: MPLRENVRCRSLRSLKLRCRPWSRIVLSNSDSAHLLVLILTNFSCPRSSRSSKTFKPKKNIPEGSHQYELLKHAEATLGSGNLRQAVMLPEGEDLNEWIAVNTVDFFNQINMLYGTITEFCTEASCPVMSAGPRYEYHWADGTNIKKPIKCSAPKYIDYLMTWVQDQLDDETLFPSKIGVPFPKNFMSVAKTILKRLFRVYAHIYHQHFDSVMQLQEEAHLNTSFKHFIFFVQEFNLIDRRELAPLQELIEKLGSKDR